A genome region from Bufo gargarizans isolate SCDJY-AF-19 chromosome 2, ASM1485885v1, whole genome shotgun sequence includes the following:
- the SPX gene encoding spexin: MKDSGPITACTLILLMSSSVIPCSGGLPQSHFQRRNWTPQAMLYLKGAQGRRFISDESQRKDLYDRLQLETRSRNSSPITISEAAAMFLSSLQKAQEEAEDGAMDHEGYLPEPLFSW, from the exons ATGAAG GACTCTGGTCCCATCACTGCCTGCACCCTGATCCTGCTGATGAGCAGCTCCGTCATCCCCTGCTCCGGGGGTCTCCCGCAG AGTCATTTCCAGAGACGAAATTGGACCCCGCAGGCCATGCTGTACTTAAAGGGGGCAC AAGGTCGCCGCTTCATCTCAGATGAGAGTCAGAGGAAAGACTTGTACGACCGGCTGCAGCTCG AGACCCGGAGCCGGAATTCCAGCCCAATCACAATATCGGAGGCAGCTGCCATGTTCCTCAGCTCTCTGCAAAAAGCTCAGGAGGAAG CTGAAGATGGCGCCATGGACCACGAGGGATACCTGCCAGAGCCTTTATTCAGCTGGTGA